A stretch of Pseudolysobacter antarcticus DNA encodes these proteins:
- a CDS encoding enoyl-CoA hydratase/isomerase family protein — MLEIIKHDQIHELRLQRPPVNALNPELIRALRIGVEQAPQNGARGIVISGNPGMFSAGLDVPALLALDRAQLTTTWQDFFGLTAALACSPIPSVAAITGHSPAGGAVISIFCDYRIMAKGAFKIGLNEVQVGLFVPENIQLALRRLVGAYRAERLLVAGAMIDAAEALRIGMVDELIDIDTVVPHALSWLRELLKLPPKAQAATRKIARADLIAAFSDPDKLPLGDFVDGWFAEESQTVLKNLVARLKAPKS, encoded by the coding sequence ATGCTGGAAATCATCAAACACGATCAGATCCACGAACTGCGTCTGCAGCGTCCACCAGTCAATGCGCTGAATCCGGAGCTGATCCGCGCCTTGCGCATAGGGGTCGAACAAGCGCCGCAGAATGGCGCGCGCGGCATCGTGATTTCTGGCAATCCCGGCATGTTCAGCGCCGGCTTGGACGTGCCCGCGTTGCTCGCACTGGATCGCGCACAACTCACCACGACCTGGCAGGATTTTTTCGGTTTGACGGCGGCGCTGGCGTGCTCGCCGATTCCGAGCGTCGCCGCGATCACCGGCCACAGCCCGGCCGGCGGTGCGGTGATCAGCATTTTTTGCGATTACCGCATCATGGCGAAAGGCGCGTTCAAGATCGGCTTGAACGAAGTACAAGTCGGCTTGTTCGTGCCCGAGAATATTCAGCTTGCACTGCGTCGGCTCGTCGGTGCTTATCGCGCCGAACGCCTGCTGGTGGCGGGTGCGATGATTGATGCGGCTGAAGCCTTGCGTATCGGCATGGTCGACGAACTGATCGACATCGATACCGTCGTACCGCATGCATTGTCGTGGTTGCGCGAGTTGCTCAAATTGCCACCGAAGGCGCAGGCGGCGACCCGCAAGATTGCGCGCGCGGATTTGATCGCGGCTTTTTCCGACCCCGACAAATTGCCGCTGGGCGATTTTGTCGACGGCTGGTTTGCAGAAGAATCACAGACCGTGTTGAAGAATCTCGTGGCAAGACTCAAGGCACCAAAAAGCTAG
- a CDS encoding ion channel — MSLGNRTIVTYGRPRYFWSDFFHECLTLRWPVFFGLIALLFLTLNAVFALLYGLGEQPIANQAPAGFWGAFFFSVETLATVGYGDMHPQSLYGHMLATLEIFVGMMSIAVVTGLVFARFSRPRAKIMFTHHPVIGPVEGKPTLTIRAANGRQNVISEASARLRMVRRELSAEGMTMRRLHDLELIRDHHPVFSLGWNLMHVIDERSPLYGMNAESLAEMDASLVLIIEGTDETTVQPMRARMNYDHGQIRWSHRYADIATDDGDGITHMDFTKFQDVIPL; from the coding sequence GTGAGCCTGGGCAATCGCACTATCGTCACGTACGGTCGTCCGCGCTATTTTTGGTCGGATTTTTTTCATGAATGCCTGACCTTGCGCTGGCCGGTATTCTTTGGCCTGATCGCGTTGTTGTTCCTGACGTTGAATGCGGTTTTCGCGTTGCTTTACGGCCTGGGCGAACAGCCGATTGCAAACCAGGCTCCGGCGGGATTCTGGGGCGCATTTTTCTTCAGCGTGGAAACGCTGGCAACGGTCGGTTACGGCGATATGCATCCGCAGTCGTTGTATGGTCACATGCTTGCGACACTGGAGATCTTCGTCGGCATGATGAGCATTGCGGTTGTCACTGGTCTGGTGTTCGCGCGCTTCTCGCGACCGCGTGCCAAGATCATGTTCACGCATCATCCAGTGATCGGCCCCGTCGAGGGCAAGCCGACGTTGACGATCCGTGCTGCCAACGGACGACAGAATGTGATCTCCGAAGCCAGTGCGCGCTTGCGCATGGTGCGTAGGGAGTTATCCGCCGAAGGCATGACGATGCGCCGTCTGCATGATCTCGAATTGATACGCGATCACCATCCGGTTTTTTCGCTTGGATGGAATCTCATGCACGTGATCGATGAACGCAGTCCGCTATACGGCATGAACGCGGAATCGCTTGCGGAAATGGATGCCAGTCTGGTTCTGATCATCGAAGGCACCGACGAAACCACGGTACAGCCGATGCGTGCGCGCATGAACTACGACCATGGGCAGATTCGCTGGTCACATCGTTACGCCGATATCGCAACCGATGACGGCGATGGCATCACGCATATGGATTTCACCAAATTCCAGGACGTGATCCCGCTCTGA
- a CDS encoding DUF1684 domain-containing protein yields MKMLNLSLLFSVLFAGVGVTSAGLDGDYTKQIDTWRAQRLQRLQAPNGWLSLIGLPWLKDGSNSVGSAKDNDVVLTKGPAHLGKIVLKDGKATITLDLAANAQIDGKAATSAELLDDSHEKPTTISFGNVSFYLIDRSGRKGLRVKDTEAETRTHFVGLDNFPTDPKWRIEAKWIAYDPPHELEIPSVIGTVDKMPVPGKAVFERDGHSYELLPVLEEPDAKELWFIIADKTSGKETYGSARFLYAEMPKDGKIVIDFNKAYNPPCAFTPYATCPLAPPENRLTLAVTAGEKKYRGSHH; encoded by the coding sequence ATGAAAATGTTGAACTTGAGTCTGTTGTTCAGTGTACTTTTTGCCGGCGTCGGCGTGACTTCCGCGGGGCTGGATGGCGATTACACCAAGCAGATCGATACTTGGCGTGCGCAACGCCTGCAGCGTTTGCAGGCGCCGAATGGCTGGCTGTCGCTGATCGGTTTGCCGTGGCTCAAGGACGGCAGCAACAGCGTCGGCAGCGCCAAGGACAACGACGTCGTGTTGACCAAGGGGCCAGCTCATCTCGGCAAGATCGTCCTGAAAGATGGCAAGGCGACAATCACGCTGGACCTTGCCGCAAACGCGCAGATCGATGGCAAGGCCGCAACGAGTGCGGAACTGCTCGACGACTCGCACGAAAAACCGACCACGATATCGTTCGGCAACGTAAGTTTTTATCTGATCGATCGTTCCGGCCGCAAAGGTCTGCGCGTGAAAGACACCGAAGCCGAAACGCGTACGCATTTTGTCGGGCTGGATAATTTTCCAACCGATCCGAAGTGGAGGATCGAGGCAAAATGGATCGCGTACGATCCGCCGCATGAGCTCGAAATCCCGAGCGTGATCGGCACCGTCGACAAGATGCCGGTGCCAGGCAAGGCAGTGTTCGAGCGTGACGGACACAGCTACGAATTGTTGCCGGTGCTCGAAGAACCGGATGCCAAGGAACTGTGGTTCATCATCGCCGACAAGACCAGCGGCAAGGAGACTTACGGCTCGGCACGTTTCCTCTATGCAGAGATGCCGAAGGATGGCAAGATCGTGATCGATTTCAACAAGGCGTATAACCCGCCATGCGCGTTTACGCCTTATGCGACGTGTCCACTGGCGCCGCCGGAAAATCGCCTCACCCTGGCCGTGACGGCTGGCGAAAAGAAATATCGCGGTTCGCACCACTGA
- a CDS encoding sulfurtransferase, producing MSFTTLITPAELAPLIGSGDLLILDCRHDLADLSRGQRAYTQGHIPGAQYADLNRDLSDLSKPGLGRHPLPDASAFAMTLARWGYYSQQQVVVYDDAGGAIAARAWWMLRLIGHDAVAVLDGGMPAWLATGLVVDSVVPQPEPTQVAINFKTGEIVYFDELSKKLQSENVQLLDARGAPRFRGEVEPLDTVAGHIPGAINRPFSSNLAVDGSFKSAPLLRDEFSALLGVHSAHTVIHSCGSGVTACHNLLAMEHAGLVGSRVFAPSWSGWISDPTRPVARGE from the coding sequence ATGAGTTTCACTACTCTCATTACACCCGCAGAACTTGCGCCGTTGATCGGCAGCGGCGATCTGCTGATTCTCGACTGTCGCCACGACCTTGCCGATCTTTCGCGCGGTCAACGCGCCTATACGCAAGGTCATATTCCGGGCGCGCAGTATGCTGATCTGAATCGCGATCTGTCCGATTTGTCCAAGCCGGGTTTGGGCCGTCATCCGTTGCCTGATGCATCAGCGTTTGCGATGACGTTGGCGCGTTGGGGCTATTATTCGCAGCAACAGGTTGTGGTGTATGACGATGCGGGTGGCGCTATCGCGGCGCGTGCGTGGTGGATGTTGCGCCTGATCGGGCATGATGCCGTGGCGGTGCTCGACGGTGGCATGCCGGCGTGGTTGGCTACCGGCCTGGTTGTCGACAGCGTCGTGCCACAGCCCGAGCCGACCCAAGTGGCTATCAATTTCAAGACAGGTGAAATTGTATACTTTGATGAATTGTCAAAAAAGCTGCAAAGTGAAAACGTACAGCTGCTCGATGCGCGCGGCGCACCGCGTTTTCGTGGCGAGGTCGAACCATTGGATACGGTTGCCGGACATATTCCAGGCGCGATCAATCGCCCGTTTTCATCAAACCTTGCTGTAGACGGCAGTTTCAAATCCGCACCTTTATTGCGTGATGAATTCTCTGCGCTGCTTGGTGTTCATTCCGCGCATACGGTGATCCACAGCTGTGGCTCCGGCGTGACTGCGTGCCATAACTTGCTGGCGATGGAACACGCCGGCCTGGTCGGCTCGCGCGTGTTCGCGCCATCGTGGAGTGGCTGGATCAGTGACCCGACACGACCGGTCGCACGCGGCGAATAA
- a CDS encoding enoyl-CoA hydratase-related protein, producing the protein MAYRNLLIEDTASIRRITINRADKLNALNRDTIDELHDAFRVAQADDQVRVIVLAGSGDKAFVAGADISELTQMNALQAQAFSRAGQQMMLFVERLGKPVIARIQGFALGGGMELAMSCHLRVASEKAKFGQPEINLGVIPGFGGTQRLLRLAGRGAALEMCLLGQNIDAQRAHALGLITRVVAPEKLDEEINTIANQLAHAAPHALAGILDAVLLGGEISIDQGLEFESQAFGLCFSTADMREGTQAFLERRKPVFQGR; encoded by the coding sequence ATGGCTTACCGCAATTTGCTGATCGAGGATACCGCTTCGATTCGCCGCATCACGATCAATCGCGCCGACAAACTCAACGCACTGAATCGCGACACCATCGACGAATTGCATGATGCATTTCGTGTGGCGCAGGCTGACGATCAAGTGCGCGTGATCGTGCTTGCAGGAAGTGGCGACAAGGCGTTTGTCGCTGGTGCCGATATCAGCGAACTGACGCAGATGAATGCACTGCAGGCACAGGCATTCTCGCGCGCCGGCCAGCAGATGATGCTGTTCGTCGAACGCCTCGGCAAACCGGTGATTGCGCGTATCCAGGGATTCGCACTCGGTGGCGGTATGGAACTGGCGATGTCTTGCCACCTGCGCGTCGCCAGCGAAAAAGCAAAATTCGGCCAGCCGGAAATCAATCTCGGCGTCATTCCAGGTTTCGGCGGGACACAGCGGTTATTGCGTCTTGCGGGCCGTGGCGCGGCGCTGGAAATGTGCCTGCTCGGTCAGAATATCGACGCGCAGCGCGCGCACGCACTCGGTCTGATTACCCGCGTCGTCGCGCCGGAAAAGCTCGATGAAGAAATCAACACGATCGCCAATCAGCTCGCGCACGCCGCGCCACATGCATTGGCCGGAATTCTCGATGCAGTATTGCTTGGCGGTGAGATCAGCATCGATCAAGGGCTTGAGTTCGAAAGCCAGGCGTTCGGATTGTGTTTTTCCACCGCCGACATGCGCGAAGGTACGCAGGCTTTTCTCGAACGCCGCAAACCGGTATTTCAAGGCCGATAA
- a CDS encoding FKBP-type peptidyl-prolyl cis-trans isomerase, producing the protein MILRWTLATATLLATSIAFAQSGSAPATAPAASAPAPLTAADKNNLSYAIGFQIGNDFVERKMDIDINTVIKALQDGYAKRPPTVPEATMRDVLGRMQQKMMTEAKSEFDKAAATNKAASAKFMSDNRSKKGIVALPSGVQYRVIEDGSGKSPTATSEVTVHYRGSLASGLEFDSSFARGEPVHVKVDSVIKGWQEVLPKMKIGDHWQVFVPPEDAYGDRGQPPRIGPNEALVFEIKLLDVK; encoded by the coding sequence ATGATATTGCGTTGGACTCTCGCCACGGCGACGTTATTGGCAACAAGCATCGCTTTTGCGCAAAGCGGATCGGCCCCAGCTACTGCGCCCGCAGCCAGTGCGCCTGCACCGCTCACAGCGGCTGACAAGAATAATCTTTCGTATGCGATCGGTTTCCAGATCGGCAACGATTTTGTCGAACGCAAGATGGATATCGATATCAATACCGTGATCAAGGCATTGCAGGACGGCTACGCCAAGCGTCCGCCGACGGTGCCCGAAGCCACCATGCGTGACGTGCTCGGTCGCATGCAGCAGAAGATGATGACCGAAGCCAAGTCCGAGTTCGACAAGGCTGCGGCGACCAACAAGGCGGCCAGCGCCAAGTTCATGTCGGATAATCGCAGCAAGAAAGGCATCGTTGCATTGCCCAGCGGCGTGCAATATCGCGTGATCGAAGACGGTAGCGGCAAGAGTCCGACCGCTACCAGCGAAGTCACCGTGCATTACCGCGGTTCGCTCGCCAGCGGCCTGGAATTCGACAGCTCGTTCGCACGCGGTGAACCGGTGCACGTCAAAGTCGATTCGGTCATCAAGGGCTGGCAGGAAGTCTTGCCGAAGATGAAGATCGGCGATCATTGGCAAGTGTTTGTACCACCGGAAGATGCTTACGGTGACCGCGGCCAGCCACCGCGCATCGGACCCAACGAAGCGCTGGTATTCGAGATCAAATTGCTCGATGTGAAATAA
- the ygiD gene encoding 4,5-DOPA dioxygenase extradiol translates to MTTISTSMPVLFIGHGSPMNAIEDNAFHRSWRELGQQLPRPRAILCISAHWQTPGVFVTGSQQPETIYDFYGFPQALFDVRYPSPGDPALARRITDLLAHEHADVDTTRGLDHGAWSVLCAMYPAADIPVLQLSLDRRKNGAEHYQLAQALMPLRDEGVLIIASGNIVHNLALFRFHDFAPLAWAQRLRELVNAHIAQRSHAVLCDYTALGADAALAINSAEHYLPLLYALGLQRDDDEVGFFNDEVLSAISMTSLLIAKPTVAG, encoded by the coding sequence ATGACGACCATTTCAACCTCGATGCCGGTGCTGTTCATCGGCCATGGTTCGCCGATGAACGCGATCGAGGACAATGCATTTCATCGCAGCTGGCGTGAGCTCGGCCAGCAACTGCCGCGACCACGCGCCATACTTTGCATTTCCGCGCATTGGCAGACGCCGGGCGTTTTTGTCACAGGCAGCCAGCAGCCTGAAACCATTTACGATTTTTATGGTTTCCCGCAAGCATTGTTCGATGTGCGTTATCCGTCGCCTGGCGATCCCGCATTGGCGCGACGCATAACCGATCTGCTGGCGCACGAACACGCCGATGTAGATACGACACGCGGACTCGATCACGGCGCATGGAGCGTGCTCTGCGCGATGTATCCCGCGGCAGATATTCCGGTGCTGCAGCTCAGTCTGGATCGACGCAAAAACGGTGCGGAGCATTATCAACTGGCGCAGGCACTGATGCCGCTTCGCGATGAAGGCGTGCTGATCATTGCCAGCGGCAACATCGTGCACAACTTGGCGCTGTTTCGCTTCCACGACTTCGCGCCGCTGGCGTGGGCGCAACGACTCCGCGAGCTCGTGAATGCACATATCGCGCAGCGTTCGCACGCCGTCTTGTGCGACTACACAGCACTCGGTGCAGACGCTGCATTGGCCATCAACAGTGCCGAGCACTACCTGCCACTGCTTTATGCGCTCGGCCTGCAGCGCGACGACGATGAAGTCGGCTTTTTCAACGATGAAGTGCTGAGCGCCATTTCCATGACCTCGCTGCTGATTGCAAAACCCACTGTTGCTGGATGA
- a CDS encoding copper chaperone PCu(A)C, with product MRSNLPRVSGRSENNQGNRCAWVFASLLAAMTMQASAAGHLLIEHAWIREAPPSAMMLAGYAVLRNDGDAAVEISTAQSKVFGDVSIHETVLENGVSRMHELHGLQIAPGAEVALAPGGKHLMLMDAKIPVVAGTVIELTLILTDGRKVSAAFIVSADTPSPAAH from the coding sequence ATGCGATCCAATTTGCCGCGTGTGAGCGGACGGAGTGAGAATAATCAGGGCAATCGCTGCGCGTGGGTTTTTGCATCGTTGCTCGCGGCGATGACGATGCAGGCCAGCGCAGCTGGTCATCTACTGATCGAACACGCATGGATTCGCGAAGCGCCGCCCAGTGCGATGATGCTGGCCGGTTATGCGGTGCTGCGTAACGATGGCGATGCAGCGGTCGAAATCAGCACAGCGCAAAGCAAAGTTTTCGGCGATGTTTCGATCCACGAAACTGTGCTGGAAAATGGCGTGTCGCGCATGCACGAATTGCACGGATTGCAGATCGCGCCGGGCGCGGAAGTCGCACTCGCGCCGGGCGGCAAACATCTGATGTTGATGGATGCAAAAATACCGGTAGTTGCTGGCACAGTGATCGAGCTCACGCTGATTTTGACCGATGGCCGCAAGGTGTCTGCGGCATTTATCGTGAGTGCTGACACCCCGTCGCCTGCGGCGCACTAA
- the uvrA gene encoding excinuclease ABC subunit UvrA, producing the protein MDTIRIRGARTHNLKNIDLDLPRDSLIVITGLSGSGKSSLAFDTIYAEGQRRYVESLSAYARQFLSVMEKPDVDHIEGLSPAIAIEQKSTSHNPRSTVGTITEIYDYLRLLFARVGTPRCPDHHLPLEAQTVSQMVDATLAMNPEHRYMLLAPVVRDRKGEHLQVFEQLRAQGFVRARVDGVLHELEAVPALVLRQKHTIEAVIDRFRPKADLKQRLAESFETALRLGEGIVKVVDMDGGQDSPKATDAKATETLFSSRYSCPICDYSLSELEPRLFSFNSPNGACPSCDGLGVTQVFDAARVVVHPNLSLAAGAVRGWDRRNAYYFQLILSLAKHYGFDIDMPWEKLSAAIQKSVLYGSGDELVTFRYLTETGGNVQRKHRFEGIIPNLERRYKETESSAVREELAKFISQRPCPDCHGQRLNRSARNVFVADNNLPKITSLPISEAQDFFHTLTLPGWRGEIATKIVKEIRERLRFLIDVGLDYLTLDRQADSLSGGEAQRIRLASQIGAGLVGVMYVLDEPSIGLHQRDNERLLATLTRLRDLGNTVIVVEHDEDAMRVADYVVDIGPGAGVHGGEIVAQGKLKDILASKRSLTGQYLSGKRRIEIPKKRNVPDPDRVLRVLGASGNNLQDVDLEIPAGLFVCVTGVSGSGKSTLINDTLYRHTATELNGANEKSAPFREVQGMELFDKVVDIDQAPIGRTPRSNPATYTGLFTPLRELFATVPESRARGYSPGRFSFNVKGGRCEACEGDGLIKVEMHFLPDVYVPCDVCHGKRYNRETLEILYKGHNINDVLQMTVEDALALFKPVPTLARKLETLLDVGLSYIKLGQSATTLSGGEAQRVKLSRELSKRDTGRTLYILDEPTTGLHFHDIEQLLKVLHRLCDAGNTVVVIEHNLDVIKTADWVIDLGPEGGHRGGLILATGTPEQIAKNKKSHTGRFLAPVLAAGKKAAV; encoded by the coding sequence ATGGATACCATCCGCATCCGCGGCGCCCGCACGCACAACCTCAAGAACATCGATCTCGACTTGCCGCGCGACAGCCTGATCGTCATTACGGGTTTGTCAGGTTCGGGCAAGTCGTCGCTCGCGTTCGACACCATCTACGCCGAAGGCCAGCGTCGTTATGTCGAGTCGTTGTCGGCGTATGCGCGGCAGTTTTTATCGGTCATGGAAAAGCCCGACGTCGATCACATCGAAGGCCTGAGTCCGGCGATCGCGATCGAACAGAAATCGACCTCGCACAACCCGCGCTCGACCGTCGGCACGATCACCGAGATCTACGATTATCTGCGTCTGCTGTTTGCGCGCGTCGGCACTCCACGTTGCCCGGATCATCACTTGCCGCTGGAAGCGCAAACCGTGAGCCAGATGGTCGATGCGACGCTGGCGATGAATCCCGAGCACCGCTACATGCTGCTCGCGCCGGTCGTGCGCGATCGCAAGGGCGAGCATTTGCAGGTATTCGAACAGTTACGCGCGCAAGGTTTTGTGCGTGCACGCGTCGATGGCGTCTTGCATGAGCTCGAAGCCGTGCCTGCGCTCGTGCTGCGGCAGAAACACACGATCGAAGCCGTGATCGATCGCTTTCGTCCGAAGGCCGATCTCAAGCAACGTTTGGCTGAATCGTTCGAGACAGCATTGCGGCTCGGCGAAGGTATCGTCAAAGTCGTGGATATGGACGGTGGACAGGACAGTCCAAAAGCCACCGATGCAAAAGCTACGGAGACACTTTTCTCGTCGCGCTACTCGTGCCCGATCTGCGACTACTCATTGTCCGAACTCGAACCGCGGCTGTTCTCGTTCAACTCACCAAATGGCGCTTGCCCAAGTTGCGATGGCCTCGGCGTCACGCAGGTATTCGACGCCGCGCGCGTGGTCGTGCATCCGAACCTGAGCCTCGCCGCGGGTGCAGTGCGCGGTTGGGATCGACGCAATGCATATTATTTCCAGCTGATTTTGTCACTCGCGAAACACTACGGTTTCGACATCGATATGCCGTGGGAGAAACTTTCCGCAGCGATCCAGAAATCGGTGCTGTACGGAAGCGGCGATGAGCTTGTCACGTTTCGTTATCTCACCGAAACCGGCGGCAACGTCCAGCGCAAACATCGCTTTGAAGGCATCATTCCGAATCTCGAACGCCGCTACAAGGAAACTGAATCATCGGCGGTGCGCGAGGAACTGGCCAAGTTCATCAGCCAGCGGCCGTGCCCGGATTGCCACGGCCAGCGCCTCAATCGCTCGGCGCGCAATGTGTTTGTTGCGGACAACAATTTGCCGAAAATCACTTCGCTGCCGATCTCCGAAGCGCAGGATTTTTTCCATACCCTCACCCTGCCCGGCTGGCGCGGCGAGATCGCGACCAAGATCGTCAAGGAGATTCGCGAGCGTCTGCGTTTCCTGATCGACGTCGGCCTCGACTACCTCACGCTGGATCGCCAAGCCGATTCATTGTCAGGCGGTGAGGCACAGCGCATTCGCCTCGCGAGCCAGATCGGCGCGGGCTTGGTCGGTGTGATGTACGTGCTCGACGAGCCTTCGATCGGCTTGCATCAGCGCGACAACGAGCGTCTGCTTGCGACCCTCACGCGACTACGCGACCTCGGCAATACCGTGATCGTGGTCGAGCACGATGAAGATGCAATGCGCGTCGCCGACTATGTCGTCGACATTGGTCCCGGCGCCGGCGTACATGGTGGCGAAATCGTCGCACAAGGCAAGCTCAAGGACATTCTCGCCAGCAAGCGTTCGCTGACTGGGCAATACTTGTCGGGCAAACGTCGCATCGAAATTCCTAAAAAGCGTAACGTGCCCGATCCCGACCGCGTGCTGCGTGTGCTCGGCGCGTCCGGCAACAATCTGCAGGATGTCGATCTGGAAATTCCGGCCGGATTGTTCGTCTGCGTAACTGGCGTTTCGGGTTCGGGCAAATCGACGCTGATCAACGACACCTTGTATCGCCATACCGCTACCGAGCTCAACGGCGCGAACGAAAAATCCGCGCCGTTTCGCGAAGTGCAAGGCATGGAATTGTTCGACAAGGTGGTCGATATCGATCAGGCGCCAATCGGGCGCACGCCGCGTTCGAACCCGGCTACATACACAGGCTTGTTCACGCCGCTGCGCGAATTGTTTGCCACGGTGCCGGAATCGCGTGCACGCGGTTACTCACCCGGTCGTTTCAGTTTCAACGTCAAGGGTGGCCGCTGCGAAGCCTGCGAAGGCGATGGCCTGATCAAGGTCGAGATGCACTTTCTGCCCGATGTCTACGTGCCGTGCGACGTCTGTCATGGCAAGCGCTACAACCGCGAAACGCTGGAGATTTTGTACAAGGGTCACAACATCAACGACGTGCTGCAGATGACGGTTGAAGACGCCTTGGCGCTGTTCAAGCCGGTGCCAACGCTCGCGCGCAAACTCGAAACCTTGCTGGATGTCGGCCTGAGTTACATCAAGCTCGGCCAGAGCGCGACCACGTTATCCGGCGGCGAAGCGCAGCGCGTAAAACTGTCACGCGAGCTTTCAAAACGCGACACCGGCCGCACGCTCTACATTCTCGATGAGCCAACCACCGGCCTGCATTTCCACGACATCGAACAGTTGCTGAAAGTGCTGCATCGACTGTGCGACGCCGGCAATACCGTGGTTGTGATCGAACACAATCTCGACGTGATCAAGACCGCCGACTGGGTGATCGATCTCGGCCCGGAAGGCGGCCATCGCGGTGGTTTGATCCTCGCCACGGGCACGCCGGAACAGATTGCGAAAAACAAGAAATCGCATACCGGACGTTTTCTCGCACCGGTGTTGGCGGCAGGAAAAAAAGCTGCGGTCTGA